A window of Streptomyces subrutilus contains these coding sequences:
- a CDS encoding sigma-70 family RNA polymerase sigma factor — MEAHDVAPAALRDQLDAAFDVALSQLKELPDPLERAKVAHGLAGRVQDYGNEFQAVRNEAMNETLRVGRLNSTQLASELGISKGRVSQLAKGAPPERLFLGSGKVIVALAEKLEDGNDKDGKKKAIQGPVIATEDVQTYERLRELAEEVGLEVSFERIPLGGNVRLNRNNLVVICGPRLSPLIEQILEGDPHLRFGKDDDGWYLTDRNTGQIYRSPMDRGENSDIAYFGRLPRPDGKGTFLYVAGIHARGSGGVVHWLNQQLATVHRELKARRFSTLISSRFDPETLETVASEQITPFYRPEGA, encoded by the coding sequence ATGGAAGCGCACGATGTAGCTCCAGCCGCGCTGAGAGACCAGCTCGATGCGGCTTTCGACGTCGCCTTGTCCCAGCTGAAGGAGCTCCCTGACCCTTTGGAGCGCGCGAAGGTCGCACATGGTCTCGCTGGCCGTGTACAGGACTACGGCAACGAGTTTCAGGCGGTCCGCAACGAGGCGATGAACGAGACGCTGCGTGTGGGCCGGTTGAATAGCACTCAGCTGGCGTCCGAACTCGGCATCAGCAAGGGACGCGTAAGCCAGCTCGCCAAGGGAGCTCCGCCGGAGAGGCTCTTCCTCGGCTCGGGCAAGGTCATCGTGGCGCTGGCCGAGAAGCTGGAAGACGGCAACGACAAGGATGGCAAGAAGAAGGCCATCCAGGGCCCCGTGATCGCCACCGAGGACGTCCAGACCTACGAGCGTCTGCGGGAGCTGGCCGAAGAGGTCGGGTTGGAAGTCAGCTTCGAGCGGATCCCGCTCGGCGGCAACGTCCGGCTCAACCGCAACAACCTCGTAGTCATCTGCGGCCCTCGGCTGTCGCCCCTCATCGAACAAATCCTTGAAGGGGATCCCCACCTGCGGTTCGGCAAGGATGATGACGGCTGGTACCTCACCGACCGCAACACCGGCCAGATCTACCGCTCACCGATGGATCGGGGCGAGAACAGCGACATCGCATACTTCGGCCGGCTCCCGCGCCCCGACGGCAAGGGAACCTTCCTTTATGTCGCCGGCATCCACGCGCGCGGCTCCGGTGGCGTCGTTCACTGGCTCAACCAGCAGCTGGCCACCGTGCACCGCGAGCTCAAGGCGCGACGGTTCTCGACCCTCATCTCCAGCCGCTTTGACCCGGAGACCCTCGAGACCGTCGCGAGCGAGCAAATCACGCCGTTCTACCGCCCGGAAGGGGCCTGA
- a CDS encoding WhiB family transcriptional regulator, with amino-acid sequence MDWRHNAICADEADPELFFPIGNTGPALLQIEEAKAVCRRCPVMEQCLQWALESGEDTGVWGGLSEDERRAMKRRAARNRARNTAATA; translated from the coding sequence ATGGACTGGCGCCACAACGCGATCTGTGCCGACGAGGCGGACCCGGAGCTGTTCTTCCCCATCGGCAACACCGGCCCGGCTCTCCTGCAGATCGAGGAGGCCAAGGCCGTCTGCCGCCGCTGTCCGGTCATGGAGCAGTGCCTCCAGTGGGCCCTGGAGTCCGGCGAGGACACCGGTGTCTGGGGCGGCCTGTCCGAGGACGAGCGGCGGGCGATGAAGCGCCGCGCCGCTCGCAACCGGGCCCGGAACACGGCGGCGACGGCATGA
- a CDS encoding DUF5999 family protein, with protein sequence MCTHTPKCPSAISPDREAAQVVAAHPEQGWSLLCNALVLFDDTGELLPDGQIITPHRPLAAVTA encoded by the coding sequence CTGTGCACGCACACCCCGAAGTGCCCGTCGGCCATCAGCCCGGACCGCGAGGCCGCGCAGGTCGTGGCAGCCCACCCGGAGCAGGGCTGGAGCCTGTTGTGCAACGCCCTGGTGCTCTTCGACGACACCGGCGAGCTGCTGCCCGACGGCCAGATCATCACCCCGCACCGCCCCCTCGCCGCGGTCACGGCCTGA
- a CDS encoding ATP/GTP-binding protein — MSDDTDSNVISLPTRGGDSGGMPDAPDGGDMFYSEPSGSSADDGAPPDSPEGATREIPSIRGPISPEVALRETGMPDAPDADDEEYEEGEYEQPRSLADRLGDWLELRLEVARDRHAGEAPFREAEIARKVALLAARTAQETAMMEQNAKLHTAQMKAKSDKTAARGKADAARSSGSGLGADKGGRSKAGGGGSSGGSGRGGGRGSGTNGSGGSGRGAGGGNSPKGAGKGSERSAGGGKGTSKGNESSGGPKGRQNGSGGSGSGKAGTGKGSSGGSGGKNGSGSPGTGKGAPKGDGGKSKDSPAASPRAERARGHQERAAARQAARQQRCSANQAANLADRSKDRDQDRAAVQAAREERRRVKAERKAAARAKREAAKAADDRTTLGAALGQEAQRRWDKRRAAEKDKAAKDGKAKVDAGDAKDATGDKDSEATTKKMTKDDPEKPSDGPKDDSATKEPDDGEKSGEKPSDASADTDAKDGTGTDADPKADDVKDPPDAGDSDDERSYKERIKDFFTKAGEDNAPPEPEESSRLRPEDLGDVTVDRPGGPTRTPQPEPAEEDIPDAVIVDDPSDPFGTHAPRPASLPRAPETHTQRPGTTRPTPEENDVSTQRASTGQGALGAQHRTDITFDEYLMEMANIALAAGLDKEAAEQLAAAVGKVADALRDMADDLVLMYAVTYTVTELITELADAAVRMKTQAERCATECEIASEAAKLVAVAVARTYGEDVRAMDEAGLAHASAAAHHD; from the coding sequence GTGTCCGACGACACCGACAGCAACGTGATCAGCCTCCCCACTCGGGGCGGTGATTCCGGCGGAATGCCGGATGCCCCCGATGGCGGGGATATGTTTTATTCCGAACCGTCCGGCAGTAGTGCGGATGACGGTGCTCCTCCGGACTCCCCGGAAGGGGCGACCAGGGAAATCCCGTCCATTCGCGGCCCTATTTCCCCGGAAGTTGCATTGCGGGAAACGGGAATGCCTGACGCCCCCGATGCCGACGATGAGGAATACGAGGAAGGCGAATACGAGCAGCCTCGTTCTCTCGCGGATCGCCTCGGTGACTGGCTGGAACTCCGTTTGGAAGTGGCGCGGGACCGGCACGCCGGTGAAGCGCCGTTCCGTGAGGCGGAAATAGCGCGCAAGGTTGCGCTTTTGGCGGCCCGCACCGCTCAGGAAACGGCGATGATGGAGCAGAACGCAAAGCTCCACACCGCGCAGATGAAAGCGAAGTCCGACAAGACGGCGGCGCGCGGCAAGGCCGACGCGGCGCGGTCTTCCGGCTCCGGCCTGGGCGCCGACAAGGGTGGCCGCTCGAAGGCCGGCGGCGGGGGCAGCTCCGGCGGCTCCGGCCGCGGCGGGGGCCGGGGCTCGGGAACGAACGGGTCCGGCGGCTCCGGTCGCGGTGCCGGGGGCGGCAACTCCCCCAAGGGCGCCGGGAAGGGCTCTGAACGCTCTGCTGGCGGCGGCAAGGGCACCTCGAAGGGCAATGAGTCGTCCGGTGGCCCGAAAGGCCGCCAGAACGGCTCTGGAGGCTCCGGGTCGGGCAAGGCCGGTACGGGCAAGGGCAGTTCGGGCGGCTCCGGCGGCAAGAACGGCTCGGGCAGTCCCGGGACCGGCAAGGGCGCCCCGAAGGGCGACGGCGGCAAGTCGAAGGACTCGCCGGCCGCCAGCCCCCGGGCTGAGCGGGCCCGCGGCCACCAGGAGCGCGCCGCCGCCCGCCAGGCGGCACGCCAGCAGCGGTGCAGCGCCAACCAGGCCGCCAACCTCGCCGACCGCAGCAAGGACCGCGACCAGGACCGCGCCGCCGTCCAGGCGGCGCGCGAGGAACGCCGCAGGGTGAAAGCCGAGCGGAAAGCCGCGGCACGGGCGAAGCGGGAGGCGGCCAAGGCCGCCGACGACCGCACCACCCTGGGCGCGGCCCTCGGGCAGGAAGCACAACGCCGCTGGGACAAGCGCCGCGCGGCGGAGAAGGACAAGGCCGCGAAGGACGGCAAGGCCAAGGTCGACGCCGGTGACGCCAAGGACGCCACCGGCGACAAGGACTCCGAGGCCACGACCAAGAAGATGACCAAGGACGACCCTGAGAAGCCCTCAGACGGTCCGAAGGACGACTCCGCGACCAAGGAGCCGGACGACGGCGAGAAGAGCGGCGAGAAGCCGTCTGACGCCTCCGCAGACACGGACGCGAAGGACGGCACCGGGACGGACGCCGACCCCAAGGCCGACGACGTCAAGGACCCGCCGGACGCCGGTGACAGCGACGACGAGCGTTCCTACAAGGAGCGGATCAAGGACTTCTTCACGAAGGCCGGCGAGGACAACGCCCCGCCCGAGCCGGAGGAGTCCTCGAGGCTTCGGCCCGAGGACCTGGGCGACGTCACGGTGGACCGCCCCGGCGGGCCGACCCGGACCCCGCAGCCGGAACCGGCTGAGGAGGACATCCCGGACGCGGTCATCGTCGACGACCCGTCCGATCCGTTCGGGACGCACGCCCCCAGACCGGCAAGCCTGCCTCGCGCCCCGGAAACCCACACTCAACGTCCCGGAACCACTCGACCAACCCCCGAGGAGAACGATGTGAGCACGCAGAGGGCCTCGACGGGCCAGGGCGCCCTGGGCGCGCAGCACCGCACGGACATCACCTTCGACGAGTACCTGATGGAGATGGCGAACATCGCACTCGCCGCCGGTCTCGACAAGGAAGCCGCCGAGCAGCTCGCCGCCGCCGTGGGCAAGGTCGCGGACGCTCTGCGGGACATGGCTGATGACCTCGTCCTCATGTACGCCGTGACCTACACGGTCACTGAGCTGATCACTGAGCTTGCCGATGCTGCGGTCCGTATGAAGACGCAGGCCGAGCGATGCGCGACGGAGTGTGAGATCGCCTCCGAGGCCGCCAAGCTCGTCGCCGTTGCCGTCGCCCGCACCTACGGCGAGGACGTCAGGGCCATGGACGAGGCGGGCCTTGCCCACGCTTCGGCAGCTGCCCACCACGATTAG
- a CDS encoding conjugal transfer protein TraB, with product MSSNLVPRPSGVVVPAAGDHRYKTVQQKLKALAQAVDAAAVELETLQRSMRANATRAEGLAVDIANAELDRKFIEMTSQVSVALGGAAVEARKLGECAGEVSSLAHNARRSHARLYEGLDDIRSGRKERTPKPGFFTR from the coding sequence ATGAGCAGCAACCTCGTCCCCCGCCCCAGTGGCGTGGTCGTGCCCGCGGCCGGTGACCACCGCTACAAGACTGTCCAGCAGAAGCTCAAGGCGCTTGCCCAGGCAGTCGACGCGGCCGCCGTCGAACTCGAAACGCTGCAGCGCAGCATGCGTGCCAACGCCACCCGCGCTGAGGGCCTGGCCGTGGACATCGCGAACGCCGAACTCGACCGCAAGTTCATCGAGATGACAAGTCAGGTATCCGTGGCTCTGGGCGGCGCCGCCGTCGAGGCCCGCAAGTTGGGCGAGTGCGCCGGAGAGGTGTCCTCTCTCGCCCACAACGCTCGGCGTTCGCACGCGCGGCTGTACGAGGGCCTGGACGACATCCGCTCCGGCCGCAAGGAGCGCACCCCCAAGCCGGGCTTCTTCACCCGCTAA
- a CDS encoding chromosome segregation protein ParM: MSVPRSVALERTFYTLTTPVLAAAPNLFADSPVNTVVQLAGAAGVGGWVLAAKREDSGAGRKILRWSPLVLAAAVDIAARNTIGWGPWCLDGILAAGWATAGLLVMPFSRHTRRRHRPALAAPAPATQLQAAPEPSLAQPDDGADAFTRQVRWLWEARGLPGRTIVITATPHAGMPNDLSLLLRASEAGRPISSLTEEAVAAAFGVEIADVRIEDVVRQYGREGGPGWKEVHVTPDLNERRRKAPTTHEWWADRIAGGPVPGSEFIKKVRDGERKVTHYIAQVPDEMGEPRVNQHTLAAALKTKYDEGRLFVTVDGNQVLVSLWDSSPLAQVFPATRELLTPDKDGRWVTGYLGNGQPARNRVYTDRGAAHGLFVAPSGGGKTQLMGLHVAADALFGAVVWLAAEAPDEKAAKLGEYTDRYGVGALYMIRLLRTLDALMEIRGEMPWEDGRVYDWDPKLPGCPYRMLSAYLDEFLSAARNGDYGAEIMDLAEKVSVKGRKYGIGLKVAGQSIYVQDGFTQLLCENLRENCIPVVLKVAPKKVAEMFKTLGISSENTPDPLPRSFSPAEAGRIERVMAGEPEPPANSNTGGAGWIVEAKQPEVLRTLLMDFKKSLDGYFPDIVASLTDYEIRELEARDLWFDWTEPPRPGEFGPEPSDDEDGDGDDKPKKGGGKPRGGGKSAARRDAVTSPRQALEAIKNLSGV, encoded by the coding sequence GTGTCCGTGCCGCGCAGCGTCGCCCTGGAGCGCACCTTCTACACCCTGACCACCCCGGTCCTCGCCGCGGCCCCGAACCTCTTTGCCGACAGCCCCGTCAACACGGTCGTGCAGCTGGCGGGCGCGGCCGGTGTCGGCGGCTGGGTCCTGGCCGCCAAACGCGAGGACTCCGGTGCGGGACGCAAGATCCTGCGCTGGTCGCCGCTGGTACTCGCGGCCGCCGTCGACATCGCCGCGCGGAACACGATCGGCTGGGGCCCGTGGTGCCTGGACGGCATCCTCGCCGCCGGTTGGGCGACGGCCGGCCTGCTGGTGATGCCCTTCTCCCGGCACACCCGCCGCCGTCACCGTCCCGCGCTCGCCGCCCCGGCCCCCGCGACGCAGCTGCAGGCCGCCCCCGAGCCGTCCCTCGCGCAGCCGGACGACGGCGCCGACGCCTTCACCCGCCAGGTCCGCTGGCTGTGGGAGGCCCGCGGCCTGCCCGGCCGCACCATCGTCATAACGGCCACCCCGCACGCGGGCATGCCCAACGACCTGTCCCTGCTGCTGCGCGCCTCCGAGGCCGGACGGCCGATCTCCAGCCTCACCGAGGAAGCGGTAGCCGCCGCGTTCGGTGTCGAGATCGCCGACGTACGGATCGAAGACGTGGTCCGGCAGTACGGGCGTGAGGGCGGACCCGGCTGGAAGGAAGTCCACGTCACCCCCGACCTGAACGAGCGCCGCCGCAAGGCCCCCACCACCCACGAGTGGTGGGCCGACCGGATCGCCGGCGGGCCCGTGCCCGGCTCGGAGTTCATCAAGAAGGTCCGCGACGGCGAGCGCAAGGTCACCCACTACATCGCCCAGGTCCCCGACGAGATGGGCGAGCCGCGCGTCAACCAGCACACCCTGGCCGCCGCGCTGAAGACCAAGTACGACGAAGGCCGGCTGTTCGTCACCGTCGACGGCAACCAGGTCCTGGTCTCCCTGTGGGACTCCAGCCCGCTCGCGCAGGTTTTCCCCGCCACCAGGGAGCTGCTCACCCCGGACAAGGACGGCCGGTGGGTGACCGGCTACCTCGGCAACGGCCAGCCCGCCCGCAACCGCGTCTACACCGACCGGGGCGCCGCCCACGGCCTGTTCGTCGCCCCGTCCGGCGGCGGCAAGACCCAGCTGATGGGCCTGCACGTCGCCGCCGACGCCCTGTTCGGTGCGGTGGTCTGGCTGGCGGCGGAAGCCCCGGACGAGAAGGCCGCCAAGCTGGGCGAGTACACCGACCGCTACGGCGTCGGCGCGCTCTACATGATCCGACTCCTGCGCACCCTGGACGCGCTGATGGAGATCCGCGGCGAGATGCCGTGGGAAGACGGACGGGTCTACGACTGGGACCCCAAACTGCCGGGCTGCCCCTACCGGATGCTGTCCGCCTACCTCGATGAGTTCCTCTCCGCCGCCCGCAACGGCGACTACGGCGCGGAGATCATGGACCTCGCCGAGAAGGTGTCGGTCAAGGGCCGCAAGTACGGCATCGGCCTCAAGGTTGCCGGCCAGTCCATCTACGTGCAGGACGGGTTCACGCAGCTGCTGTGCGAGAACCTGCGCGAGAACTGCATCCCGGTCGTCTTGAAGGTCGCGCCGAAGAAGGTCGCCGAGATGTTCAAGACACTCGGCATCTCCTCCGAGAACACCCCCGACCCGCTCCCCCGCTCCTTCTCCCCCGCGGAGGCGGGCCGGATCGAGCGGGTGATGGCCGGAGAGCCCGAGCCGCCCGCCAACTCCAACACCGGCGGCGCCGGGTGGATCGTCGAAGCCAAGCAGCCCGAGGTCCTGCGCACGCTGCTCATGGACTTCAAGAAGAGCCTGGACGGCTACTTCCCCGACATCGTCGCCAGCCTCACCGACTACGAAATCCGCGAGCTCGAGGCGCGGGACCTGTGGTTCGACTGGACCGAACCGCCCCGGCCCGGGGAATTCGGCCCCGAACCGAGCGATGACGAGGACGGGGACGGGGACGACAAGCCGAAGAAGGGCGGCGGCAAGCCCCGCGGCGGGGGAAAGTCCGCCGCGCGCCGCGACGCGGTCACCTCGCCCCGCCAGGCGCTGGAGGCCATCAAGAACCTCTCCGGCGTCTGA
- a CDS encoding DUF6197 family protein, giving the protein MAHPTHAPPIPARTSAPPAELSLEARMAATDAAMTIRLEEAAVAYEVNTAHIDTVPVDLGDVVTLPLTPTLQPPTPYPTPVAALLQRAHHRLLTGGWCSGALVDEDGTRCLYGAIHIEARSDQSLESRGLEVLMDAIRRKFGDVDSVPSFNDGFASGRTPMRMLDQAASLADARGL; this is encoded by the coding sequence ATGGCCCACCCCACCCACGCCCCGCCCATACCGGCCCGCACGAGCGCGCCGCCCGCCGAACTGTCGCTGGAGGCCCGCATGGCCGCCACGGACGCGGCGATGACCATCCGGCTGGAGGAAGCCGCCGTCGCCTACGAGGTCAACACCGCGCACATCGACACCGTGCCGGTCGACCTGGGCGACGTCGTCACCCTCCCGCTCACCCCGACGCTCCAGCCCCCGACCCCGTACCCGACCCCGGTCGCGGCGCTCCTTCAGCGCGCGCATCACCGGCTGCTCACCGGCGGCTGGTGCTCCGGCGCCCTGGTCGACGAGGACGGTACCCGGTGTCTGTACGGCGCGATCCACATCGAAGCCCGCAGCGACCAGAGCCTGGAGTCACGCGGCCTGGAGGTCCTGATGGACGCGATCCGCCGCAAGTTCGGCGACGTCGACTCCGTGCCGTCCTTCAACGACGGCTTCGCCAGCGGCCGTACCCCGATGCGGATGCTCGACCAGGCCGCCAGCCTCGCCGACGCCCGCGGCCTCTGA
- a CDS encoding tyrosine-type recombinase/integrase: MVDELPGAAHLVLADGVVHLDPEPAVLEAMLEGRARQQRTRFLNFESTIRPRISLVRRLVAFTNEYPWEWAPGEVEAFFDHLRTRRPGRPLTLSTARNYQNDLRLFFDYVTDARYGWPATCRERFGQAPVQVLHEWNTVTHTSGYEGAAERRPLTYDEVQGLFDAADGRVEEIRKRGRKGSLAALRDAMVLKAVYAYGLRRQEACGLDLCDLRRNPKVAAYGRFGAVFVRHGKASKGGPPKRRTVLTVPEMDWIVDVLDQYVAEVRPAFLPGKHPAFWITERRGRMSLRRLNDAFEAARRSADLPEELDLHSLRHSYVTHLIEFGYPEKFVQDQVGHAYASTTAIYSHVSDEYRNRLLLRSLQARHGDLWEQET; this comes from the coding sequence GTGGTTGATGAACTGCCTGGGGCTGCGCATCTGGTCTTGGCCGACGGAGTCGTGCACCTGGATCCAGAACCCGCGGTTCTGGAAGCGATGCTGGAGGGGCGGGCGCGCCAGCAGCGCACGCGATTCCTGAACTTCGAGTCGACGATCCGTCCCAGAATCTCGTTGGTTCGGAGGCTGGTCGCCTTCACGAATGAGTACCCGTGGGAGTGGGCTCCAGGGGAGGTGGAGGCCTTCTTCGACCACCTGCGGACACGCCGTCCGGGCAGGCCGTTGACGTTGTCGACAGCCCGGAACTACCAGAACGACCTGAGGCTGTTCTTCGACTACGTCACCGATGCCCGGTATGGATGGCCAGCCACGTGCAGAGAGCGCTTCGGACAGGCTCCGGTTCAGGTCCTCCACGAGTGGAACACGGTCACGCACACCAGCGGGTACGAGGGGGCCGCGGAGCGCCGGCCTCTCACGTACGACGAAGTGCAAGGTCTCTTCGACGCGGCGGACGGCCGTGTCGAAGAGATCCGGAAGCGGGGGCGCAAGGGCTCACTCGCCGCCCTGCGTGACGCCATGGTCCTGAAGGCGGTCTACGCCTACGGCTTGCGGCGCCAGGAAGCATGCGGCCTGGACCTGTGTGACTTGCGACGGAATCCGAAGGTCGCTGCCTACGGCCGTTTCGGAGCCGTCTTCGTCCGTCACGGCAAGGCGTCCAAGGGCGGCCCTCCCAAACGCCGCACTGTCCTGACCGTTCCAGAGATGGACTGGATCGTGGACGTTCTTGACCAGTACGTTGCCGAGGTCCGCCCGGCATTCCTGCCGGGCAAGCATCCGGCGTTCTGGATCACCGAGCGGCGGGGACGGATGTCTTTGCGGCGACTCAACGACGCCTTCGAAGCGGCTCGCCGGTCGGCTGACCTGCCGGAGGAGCTGGATTTGCACTCCCTGAGGCACAGCTATGTGACCCATCTGATCGAGTTCGGTTATCCGGAGAAGTTCGTCCAGGACCAGGTCGGCCACGCGTACGCCAGCACCACGGCCATCTACAGCCACGTCTCGGACGAGTACCGAAACCGGCTCCTGCTGAGGTCGCTGCAGGCCCGGCATGGCGACCTTTGGGAGCAGGAAACATGA
- a CDS encoding helix-turn-helix domain-containing protein codes for MIRKMGIAWQLRIRMAEKGMFQTTDLVPLLAERGVHLSREQVFRLVTQTPQRLSMDTLAALCDILGCEPNDLIQVEVANAGERKAAGEQMQVRPQTRHTTIRRPGTA; via the coding sequence ATGATCCGGAAGATGGGCATCGCCTGGCAGCTGAGGATCCGGATGGCGGAGAAGGGCATGTTCCAGACCACCGACCTTGTCCCCCTGCTGGCCGAGCGCGGCGTTCACCTGTCGCGCGAGCAGGTGTTCCGTCTCGTGACTCAGACGCCGCAAAGGCTGTCCATGGACACGCTTGCCGCGCTGTGCGACATCCTCGGATGCGAACCGAACGACTTGATCCAAGTCGAAGTTGCCAACGCCGGGGAACGCAAGGCGGCCGGCGAGCAGATGCAGGTGCGGCCGCAGACGCGCCACACCACGATCCGGCGCCCGGGGACGGCGTGA
- a CDS encoding YrhB domain-containing protein — protein sequence MIDRETAVQIVEEQLARDYEADRALRSDPILLAIAGVREHELVWIVSWTSEEYLRTGNTDFMLVGNGPYLVDRLDGSLHQIGVVSAVTDGWQEDYRIRIRGQAVRTAADDLHDEVLGVAAARGRIHAMHTLRQRLPVLSLAEVIEYVGALQVGIVPDHLVKVATKELVPSVDPVLTATTIRGAVSSAG from the coding sequence GTGATCGATCGAGAAACCGCAGTCCAGATCGTTGAAGAACAGCTGGCACGCGACTACGAGGCGGACCGCGCGTTGCGCTCGGACCCGATTCTCTTGGCCATCGCGGGTGTGAGGGAGCACGAGCTGGTGTGGATCGTCTCCTGGACGTCCGAGGAGTATCTGCGCACCGGGAATACGGACTTCATGCTTGTTGGGAACGGGCCCTATTTGGTCGATCGACTCGACGGGAGCCTGCACCAGATCGGCGTCGTCTCGGCGGTAACCGATGGGTGGCAGGAGGACTACCGAATCCGCATCCGGGGCCAGGCTGTGCGGACCGCGGCGGATGATCTACACGATGAGGTCCTTGGTGTGGCGGCTGCTCGTGGGCGGATCCATGCCATGCACACCCTGCGTCAGAGGCTGCCGGTGCTGTCGCTTGCCGAGGTCATCGAGTACGTGGGCGCCTTGCAGGTCGGCATTGTTCCGGATCATCTCGTGAAGGTCGCCACGAAGGAGCTGGTGCCTTCTGTCGATCCGGTACTGACTGCGACGACCATCCGTGGGGCCGTATCGAGCGCTGGCTGA
- a CDS encoding IS982 family transposase — protein sequence MTTEIDTLATALYVRVDDLLKASPHLAPWRPRVGLEPKLSDAELVTLAVMQALLGFVSEARWLRHAHARLRHLFPYLPQQPGWNKRLRRASGLVRQVLRELAADTALWTDDVWIVDSTPVECGRSRETARRSDLAGWAEYGYCASHSRFFWGLRLHLVCTLHGLPIAFALTGAKAVEREVLLDIFHIEPGLLANRPPPTLLADRNYYGRAFERDLADLGVRLLRPARKGEPERAGAELFKPLRQLIESVNQTLKGQLDLERHGGRTPAGVTVRVLQRLLALTAAIWHNHKTGGPVIRSLTAYDH from the coding sequence GTGACGACCGAGATAGACACCCTCGCAACTGCACTGTACGTGCGGGTCGATGACCTTTTGAAGGCTTCGCCGCATCTTGCTCCGTGGCGGCCGCGGGTGGGCCTGGAGCCGAAGCTCAGTGACGCGGAACTGGTCACCCTCGCGGTGATGCAGGCCCTGCTGGGCTTCGTCTCCGAGGCACGCTGGCTGCGCCACGCCCACGCCCGCCTGCGGCATCTCTTCCCGTACCTGCCCCAGCAGCCGGGCTGGAACAAACGCCTGCGACGGGCGTCGGGCCTGGTCAGACAGGTCCTGCGGGAGCTGGCCGCCGACACCGCACTCTGGACCGATGACGTGTGGATCGTGGACTCCACACCGGTGGAGTGCGGACGCTCCCGGGAGACCGCGAGACGCTCCGACCTGGCCGGATGGGCCGAGTACGGCTACTGCGCCAGCCACTCACGGTTCTTCTGGGGGCTGCGCCTGCACCTGGTCTGCACCCTGCACGGCCTGCCCATTGCCTTCGCGCTGACCGGAGCCAAAGCCGTCGAACGCGAAGTGCTGCTGGACATCTTCCACATTGAACCGGGCCTGCTCGCCAACCGGCCACCACCGACACTGCTGGCGGACAGGAACTACTACGGCCGCGCCTTCGAGAGGGACCTCGCCGACCTGGGCGTCCGGCTTCTGCGGCCGGCCCGCAAGGGTGAGCCCGAACGGGCCGGAGCCGAGCTGTTCAAACCGCTGCGTCAGCTGATCGAGTCGGTCAACCAGACCCTCAAGGGACAACTCGACCTCGAACGGCACGGCGGCCGCACTCCCGCAGGGGTCACCGTCCGGGTCCTGCAACGACTCCTCGCCCTGACCGCCGCGATATGGCACAACCACAAGACCGGTGGACCAGTCATCCGATCACTGACCGCCTACGACCACTAA